In Fibrobacter sp. UWH6, the genomic stretch GAACTCATGAGTCATAAGAATACATTTGCACGTCTCGTGCTTTTTATTGTACTGGGCTTGATTATCGGCGGTGTCCTGGGAGAATGCCTGGGAGTGCTGTTCGGTCAACTCGGTGAATTGATGAATGCGGGTGGTTACAACAATATCGTTCACAACGTGTTTGTTACAGCTTTTCCCTTTAATATCGGTTTTCCCGACAAGCCGGAACCCGTGGTTCTTGACTTGTACATGATCAAGATTGCCTTTGGCGTTGGCTTCAAGATTAACTTCGCCAGCATCATCGGCATGGTTGTCGGCATCTACATTATGAAATGGTCCGGAGAAAGGTAATGATTACTATTGAAGAATTGCAAGCTCAATTGGCTAGCGGCGCCACAACTTCTGTGAAGCTCACTGAAGAAGCTCTGGCTAAGGTCGAAGCTACTAAGAATTTGAACGCCTACATTTCCGTTCTCAACGAACGTGCTTTGGAAAAGGCTGCTGAATCCGACAAGCGTCGCGCCGAAGGCAAGACCCTGGGTGCTCTTGACGGCATCCCCGTCGCCATCAAGGACAATATGTGCCTGGTCGGAACCCGCACCACCGCCGCTTCCAAAATTCTTGAAAATTTCGTGGCCCCCTACACCGCTACCGCTGTCGAAAAGCTGGAAGCTGCAGGCGCCATCATCATCGGTAAGACCAACATGGACGAATTCGCCATGGGTTCTTCCAATGAAACCTCTTATTTCGGTCCTGTTAAGAACCCTCTGGATGAAACCCGCGTTCCGGGTGGTTCCTCCGGTGGTTCTGCCGTAGCTGTTGCCAGCGGTACCGTCGCCTGCGCACTTGGTTCCGACACTGGTGGATCTATCCGTCAGCCCGCCGCCTGCACTGGCGTCGTGGGTCTGAAGCCCACCTACGGCCGCGTTTCCCGTTACGGTCTGTTGGCCTACGCCAGCTCCCTGGACCAGATCGGCCCCTTCGGTTCTACCGTCAAGGACGCAGCAATCTTGATGAACGCTATTGTTGGCGTTGACCCCCATGACAACACCACCAGCACCCGCCCCGCAGAAGACTTTACTGCAAAGCTGGACGCTGGCGTGAAAGGCAAGGTCATTGGCGTTCCTAAGGAATACTTCGCCGAAGGTCTTGATCCTGAATGCAAGGCAGCCATCGAAGCCATGCTGAAGAAGCTGGAAGCCGAAGGTGCCACCATCAAGGAAGTAAGCCTCCCCAACATCGGCAACGCAGTTTCCAGTTACTACATCATTGCAACTGCAGAAGCTAGCTCCAACCTTTCCCGCTACGACGGCGTTCGCTACGGTTACCGCAGCAAGGATGCCCGCAAGCTGATCGACCTGTACTCCATGAGCCGCAGCGAAGCTTTCGGTAAGGAAGTGCAGCGCCGTATCCTCCTGGGTAGCTATGTGCTTTCCGCAGGCTTCTACGATGCCTACTACGTTCAGGCTCAGAAGGTCCGTCGCCTCATTACCGACGACTTCAACAAGGCTTTCGAAGAATGCGACGTAATCGCCAGCCCCACCATGCCGGGTCTCCCGCTGAAATGTGGCATGAACGAAAGCGACCCCATGGCCGTTTACTTGAGCGACATCTACACCGTTAGCCTGAACCTGGCCGGTCTCCCCGGCGTAAGCGTTCCTTGCGGTATGGCTGGCGGCCTGCCCGTTGGCCTGCAGTGGATCGGCAAGCCCTTCCAGGAAGCCGACCTGCTCAGCGTCGCTGCTGCAACTGAGAAGCTTGCAAAGTGAGGGTTGCGCCGACAAGCAAATTTGTCGGCATGACCGAACGCAGCAGCGGACGCCAAAGGCGTCAAAAGCTTGCAAAGTGAGCCTGCACGAGGAAGCGCCGCGATTAATGCCGCAGACCTTCGCAAGCAGCTCGCCTCACCTGCATGTTTACGCGGGACAAAGAGCCTGCATGGGTCGCCCCCTCTAAAAAGCGCAGTACACATAATTTATTAAGGATTCGCCCCTCGGGGTGGATCCTTTTTTGTTTCAGGAGGTTCTCTACAACGAAAAAAAGATACTAAACAGAATTTATACCCATAAAAAATGATCCTTTTCAATTCTTATAGGTAAAATTATAAACAAACTAACACAAAATTTAACCAAATCAGGAAAAAAAGCCCTACACTACCTATAACAAAACCAGTATTCAAGTCTGTTATAGGTAATTCAAAAAAAAACATCTTTACAAATAACCAGGTTCCGACCCAAATTATACCCATAATACACCAAATACATTCCAATTTATAGGTAAAAAATGCAAAATCATCTTGTCAAAACACCAATTACCCAAATTCGCAACATCCTGGAAGATGTCGTTGTTCAACTATCCGCTCTTTCTCAGCGAATTTTCCGAAGCAAGGCCAAAAAACAGCAAGGATCCTTACGCATCGCCATCAACAAGGGCACTCCTCAATACTATCACATAACAACGAAAGGAGATACTAACGGAAAATACATTCCAAAGTCTGACTCCAAGCTGATTTCATCACTTGCGCAAAAAGAGTACCTCGAAAAATGCAACCGTATTATTGAAAGGCAACAAAAGGCGCTAGCCCGATTCCTAAAGGATTTTCATCCCGAAGACATCATTGCGGTTCATACAAACCTTACGGAAGCCAAAAGGAGATTCGTAACGCCTTTGCTCCTAACCGACGAGGAATTTGCAGCGCAATGGCAAGCCAAGCCATACAGTGGAAAATTTTTCGCAAAGGATACTCCAGAACATTTCACTAATAGCGGATTACGGGTCCGTTCCAAATCTGAGGTGATTATCGCCGAATGCCTCGCCCGCCACAACATTCCGTTTCGTTACGAAGCCCCGCTGGAATTAATCATCGGGGATACGTCAAGCATAACCGCCGAAACACCGACGAACAACATTCGCCGACGCACCCTCAATCAAGACGCCGACCTCATGCAAAGCAAGGCAGTCACATTCTATCCCGACTTCACCTGCTTAAACAAGCGCACCCGTCAGGAATTCATCTGGGAACATTTTGGCATGATGGACAATCCCAATTACGCCAGAAACGCTATAGAAAAACAACGAAGCTACGCTGCCGCTGGCTACATTCCAGGAATAAACTTTATCGCCACCACCGAGACGACGGATCTTCCCCTGAACATCCCTTACATAGAGCAAATGACAAAATCATTGCTAATGTAAATCTGTCCCAACCTTCACATGCATAAGCATTTACTACCTTTCTCGCCGCTCATGTGAGCTTCATTTTTAAGGGTTAAGAAGATGAACTTAAAGATTTTACTGGGTGCAGCCATAGCTGCATTTTTATTCGTTGGCTGTTCCAGCCCCCGTTTTTTTGTTGATTCCCAATGGACCAATAAACCGGCAAAAGCAAAATTTATTTTTTCTACCGGAGTTGTAGAAAATCAAGAGGATCTAGATGATGTCCTTGTGGAAGATGAAAACTTCACGGTATGGTTTGCAAGGCAGCTCGAAGAAAATGTGAAGTTCTATTCCAACCATGTTGACTTCACTGCCGAAAGAATTTCTAAGGAAGAAATGCTAGAAGAAAAAGTGACCTTAGGGAAAAATCCCGTCACGGTCGGCAAGCCCAAGACATTTAACAGCGACGCCGAAATCTACGTCGTTCTGAACAATCTCTGGTTTGGACGAACTCAAAGGACCTCGTACTATACCCATAATATAGCGGCGGGCACCCCAACAACATCGTCCACCAATTACTTCATATCCATGTCAGGCCGATACGCCTTCTACGACACGAGAACCCAAAAGATTCTTGGCTACGGCGAATTCAACACCAACGAAGAATATGTCCGCAACTTAGGGCGCGACAGCTGGAAACGATTAATCCAGACTTCTATAGAAGAAATCCTTGAAAACACGCCGCTAACTTATCCCGCCGCAAAGTAAGGAAAAGACTTGTTCAATACAGAACAAGTCTTTTTCAATAACACGTGCAGTACTAAAACTGCGCCGCAAATTCTATTACTTCTTCAGCACCGGAGTTCTTGCAAGAGTCTTTTTCACGAGAGCCAACACGCATTTTTCCCAATCACCCCTGGTCATGGCGTAGGCAAACTTGCTCTTGATATTCCAATGTCCAAAGGCGACACGGTTACCAGTCTTGGCGCTATAATAAGCGTAGTCAGCGTAAAGCCACAGACCGTTATCCGCGATGGTGGGGCCTGCGGTTGCCATGCTGTTGTTAGCAGGAGCACCGTAACCATTTTGAGAGACATTCTGGATGTATGCCCAGTTTTCGTAGGAATCTTCGCGACGGCTGAAGTTCACATTGGAGAAAACCAGATAGTAGCCGTCACCATCCATGGCCATGGGCTTCATCATGTTGAATTCCACAGTCTGGATGCTATCCTTTTCGTGGACCAGGTCACTTGCATTCACTTCAACAACGTCGAAAGCCACGGAATTCTTGGTGACCAGATTCAAGTCCTTGGTCAATTCAGCCTTGAACCAGGCGCTGAAATTGTCGGCGTATTCTTCCAGGTCGTCCTTCACGTCATCCTGATTTTCGACCATGGGCTTGGTGAATTCAACGGTTACGGATGTGGGCTTTTCGGTCCATTCCGGATCAACGAAGAATGTGGGTTTCTTGGCACAGCCTGTAAATGCCATGGCCACAGCGGCCATGCAGCAGAACAATTTGATTTTCATATTTTAACCCCTATATTTTGGTTGACGCAAATATAAAAAATCAAACCAGAAAAAAGGAACCCACCGGCCGGTGGTTCTTCATAGACGGGCAAAGCCCTATGTTACGGCACGCGCTAACACGCGTACGCAGTCTGCCACCTGCGATGGTCCTTACCCGGCTACCCGTAAACGGGTTATTTCTTTCCGAATAGGCCTAACTGTTCCCCGTAGAAAACCTTCCTTCTAAATTTTGGGGCAAACACAATGTGATATTTGCAATTCCACGTTGTATGTGCAGTTGTATTTCTATTATTCATATTAATCCTTTGGTTTTATTGTGATGCAGTTGGCAGACCGCACCATCAATTTAGCCAAAGGATTTCTTTTTTCATGATCGCCAGAAGGCTTTACTTGAACACCCCAGCATAGCTGGGGTTTTCATTTTATACAGAAACGTGACGAAATTTTATAATTTCGCCAGCCTCAATCACCCCTCCACAAACAAATACTTATGGATTTTTTGACAAAAAACAGTTATTCCATTATGCAGCGGACACTGGCTTCATACAGGTCATCTGCAAACGGATCCAAATTCACGTCCTTGTTTTGATTGCTCAGATACAGGCCAACGTGGGCACTGGTCTCTCCGTCGTCGGCAACAGAATTCGTAGAACCCCAGAACAGGGCATAATCCGTCTTACTGAAAATGTCGTGCCTACGGAACCCAGCGGGTATGGCGTTAAAGCCGTAGAAATCACGGGCATTCAGACGTCCCCACTTGCCAACAGCCATCAAACCCTCGCCTACCCCGAAATCGCCAGCATGAGCCTTGACGGTATCGAGAAGAGATTCAAAATCCA encodes the following:
- a CDS encoding DUF4321 domain-containing protein, whose translation is MSHKNTFARLVLFIVLGLIIGGVLGECLGVLFGQLGELMNAGGYNNIVHNVFVTAFPFNIGFPDKPEPVVLDLYMIKIAFGVGFKINFASIIGMVVGIYIMKWSGER
- the gatA gene encoding Asp-tRNA(Asn)/Glu-tRNA(Gln) amidotransferase subunit GatA yields the protein MITIEELQAQLASGATTSVKLTEEALAKVEATKNLNAYISVLNERALEKAAESDKRRAEGKTLGALDGIPVAIKDNMCLVGTRTTAASKILENFVAPYTATAVEKLEAAGAIIIGKTNMDEFAMGSSNETSYFGPVKNPLDETRVPGGSSGGSAVAVASGTVACALGSDTGGSIRQPAACTGVVGLKPTYGRVSRYGLLAYASSLDQIGPFGSTVKDAAILMNAIVGVDPHDNTTSTRPAEDFTAKLDAGVKGKVIGVPKEYFAEGLDPECKAAIEAMLKKLEAEGATIKEVSLPNIGNAVSSYYIIATAEASSNLSRYDGVRYGYRSKDARKLIDLYSMSRSEAFGKEVQRRILLGSYVLSAGFYDAYYVQAQKVRRLITDDFNKAFEECDVIASPTMPGLPLKCGMNESDPMAVYLSDIYTVSLNLAGLPGVSVPCGMAGGLPVGLQWIGKPFQEADLLSVAAATEKLAK